In Microplitis demolitor isolate Queensland-Clemson2020A chromosome 9, iyMicDemo2.1a, whole genome shotgun sequence, one genomic interval encodes:
- the LOC103580440 gene encoding calmodulin-binding transcription activator 2 isoform X2, translating into MRQVVVLEPAGSVLVIRQTSLGPSAVTSVTTTTNNTSIGGCVTAANHHHHQHHNAHDNHHTVVSNNVTTVSNDHNQNRIVVVRSSSASCMTTGENGILVNGNLNNNGNIVLNGNSVINATKSSDIGSNVKSSDRGDHRKVLDTVSVGGNGDVNTGNRQKSTKEITIHEQQQQKSQSQQQTHQLGATGGGGTGAAGGTDGKTDGADTISDGDPIKLPENLETLPRAEHFPTQRHRWNTNEEIAAILISFQRHAEWQSREVKVRPRSGSMLLYSRKKVRYRRDGYCWKKRKDGKTTREDHMKLKVQGVECIYGCYVHSAILPTFHRRCYWLLQNPDVVLVHYLNVPYPDGDAKLAALPPCLALPPDKKEWTRDELASQLRPMFLGSDDDPNNPHLSQHNNHPVDMIVTQLLDRQRASTTTSTTGAQLAPRRLTPDNQGHCFTSRNFKTKDEMSLLTLLQVTSTTGGQQPSSTASTAPRIYSRHSHSTQSQQPAPLVLSLQQIQGGGGLLILNSQPYHQQPQQPQQQQTQQSQQVEMQTVSEQNLVQQQQTSVDREQQTQQQDLDTKDSIELTTHQTISASGNSGMTDFVETLDLSQEDIQRTLSANMIPPSPSPSPADNHIINPMDFIDSSDDVLVNLDAFDVFGDLPELHDFETEHKAEVDRTGSQSDSACHPGATVHIAEYSPEWSYTEGGVKVLVAGPWTGGSGSQSYSVLFDAEPVEACLVQPGVLRCRCPAHAPGIASLQVACDGFVVSDSVAFEYRRAPTTEPSPEKALLDRLADVESRLQGPGPPSPAVHLEERLVTYCQDAVVRPWRAGAEPLQSGGPTLLHLAAGLGYSRLACALLHWRSENPSSVLDAEVDALRQDAAGLTPLAWACAAGHADTARILYRWNAMALRVRDCQNRSATDLATENGHTDIAKELNRLEARRQDERLFLRPASPSPRRPSQDSGLDLTLCASPLLDRMELLQEDDSSLGLDHQGMESTPSSQSSVGEEDVRVLTLAEQIIAALPERIKREGDPSSPSLPPSPPSSLTPLEDAFMEQMPLDSGELFDSYRECGGAASVSDVDAEASPSSPSSSCLTPDSPSPPPTTADFCEFLQLQLQLDGGSHSHSHQHHHSHHHHNLNHHSQYNDYNGNCGNERITDGEADLSRLTLSDREQRELYHAARMIQKAYRNYKGRQRQEEAERHAAVLIQQYYRRHKQQATKAALVIQSNYRSYRARPGSTSTRQQSVHQQAAHQAARKIQQFMRQSKIKLQNARAAANASGRQPVGISRAVAAPQSSHSSSPGASLAAGNQEAA; encoded by the exons ATGAGGCAAGTGGTGGTACTTGAGCCGGCTGGCAGTGTTCTGGTCATAAGGCAAACATCATTGGGTCCAAGTGCCGTGACGAGTGTTACGACAACAACCAACAATACTTCCATTGGTGGCTGCGTTACTGCTGCcaaccatcatcatcatcagcatcACAATGCCCATGACAACCACCATACCGTTGTGTCCAACAATGTCACAACAGTATCCAATGACCACAATCAAAATCGCATCGTCGTTGTTCGTTCATCTTCGGCTTCCTGTATGACCACT GGAGAGAATGGAATTCTAGTCAACGGAAATCTTAATAACAATGGAAACATCGTTCTGAATGGAAACAGTGTAATAAATGCAACAAAATCATCGGATATTGGATCAAATGTTAAGTCGAGTGATCGTGGCGATCATCGAAAAGTTCTCGATACGGTTTCTGTTGGTGGTAATGGCGATGTCAATACGGGAAATCGACAAAAATCAACCAAAGAGATAACTATCCATGAACAGCAACAGCAAAAGTCACAGTCTCAACAGCAAACCCACCAGCTGGGAGCCACTGGAGGAGGTGGAACTGGAGCTGCCGGTGGTACTGACGGGAAAACCGATGGCGCGGATACCATTTCCG ACGGGGATCCAATAAAGCTACCGGAAAACTTGGAGACACTACCACGTGCCGAGCACTTTCCAACCCAGAGGCACCGATGGAACACCAACGAG GAAATAGCTGCGATCCTTATCAGCTTCCAAAGACACGCGGAGTGGCAAAGTCGGGAGGTCAAGGTCCGCCCACGAAGTGGCTCTATGTTGCTTTATTCACGTAAGAAAGTTCGCTATCGGCGTGATGGATACTGCTGGAAGAAACGTAAAGACGGCAAGACTACACGTGAAGATCACATGAAATTAAAG GTCCAAGGAGTGGAATGTATATACGGTTGTTATGTACACTCGGCAATTTTGCCGACATTTCATCGTCGTTGTTACTGGCTACTTCAAAATCCTGACGTCGTACTGGTACATTATTTAAACGTACCCTATCCAGACGGTGACGCTAAATTGGCAGCACTACCGCCGTGCCTTGCATTACCACCAGACAAAAAAGAATGGACACGTGACGAATTGGCCTCGCAATTGAGGCCCATGTTTTTGGGCAGCGATGATGATCCCAACAATCCACATCTATCGCAGCATAATAACCACCCAGTTGATATGATTGTAACTCAATTACTGGACAGACAGCGTGCATCAACGACCACGTCAACGACTGGAGCACAATTGGCTCCTCGACGATTAACACCAGACAATCAg GGCCATTGTTTTAcaagtagaaattttaaaacaaaggATGAGATGTCGCTGTTGACCTTGCTGCAGGTAACCTCGACGACTGGAGGCCAGCAGCCCTCGTCAACGGCGTCAACAGCGCCTCGCATATACTCAAGACATTCCCACTCGACCCAGAGTCAACAGCCAGCACCTCTAGTTTTAAGTCTCCAACAAATACAGGGTGGCGGTGGACTTTTGATACTCAACAGCCAGCCATATCATCAACAGCCACAGCAACCGCAGCAGCAGCAGACTCAGCAATCTCAGCAGGTTGAAATGCAGACAGTCAGCGAACAGAATTTGGTACAGCAACAGCAGACGAGTGTTGATCGCGAGCAGCAGACACAGCAGCAGGATTTGGATACCAAAGACTCGATTGAGCTCACAACACATCAGACAATCAGTGCGTCTGGCAACAGCGGCATGACGGACTTCGTCGAGACCCTGGACTTGAGTCAGGAAGACATTCAGCGAACGCTTTCAGCAAATATGATACCTCCTTCCCCATCTCCGTCGCCAGCTGACAATCATATCATCAATCCCATGGACTTTATCGACTCTTCTGATGATGTACTCGTAAATCTTGATGCTTTCGATGTATTCGGCGATCTTCCTGAGCTCCATGATTTTGAGACTGAGCATAAGGCAGAAGTGGACAGAACCGGTTCACAATCTGACAGTGCTTGTCATCCTGGAGCTACCGTCCATATTGCCGAGTATAGTCCCGAATGGAGTTACACCGAAGGTGGAGTCAAG GTACTTGTAGCTGGACCGTGGACAGGTGGTAGTGGTTCACAATCGTATTCCGTTCTATTTGACGCTGAGCCAGTTGAAGCGTGTCTGGTACAGCCGGGTGTATTACGTTGTCGTTGTCCAGCTCACGCCCCCGGTATCGCCTCACTACAAGTGGCTTGTGATGGATTTGTCGTGTCTGACAGCGTTGCATTTGAATATCGACGTGCGCCCACAACAGAGCCAAGTCCAGAAAAGGCATTACTAGATCGATTGGCGGACGTCGAATCACGTTTACAAGGACCAGGTCCACCCTCGCCCGCAGTACATCTCGAAGAGCGTCTCGTTACTTACTGTCAG GACGCAGTTGTCCGTCCATGGCGAGCTGGTGCCGAACCTCTGCAATCCGGTGGACCAACTCTACTACATCTTGCTGCCGGTTTAGGTTATTCGCGTTTAGCTTGTGCTCTTCTTCACTGGCGGTCAGAAAATCCTAGCAGTGTTTTAGATGCAGAGGTCGACGCTTTGAGACAAGACGCTGCAGGCTTAACACCTCTTGCTTGGGCCTGTGCCGCTGGACATGCTGATACTGCACGTATTCTTTATCG GTGGAACGCGATGGCTCTACGCGTGAGAGATTGTCAGAACCGAAGTGCAACAGATCTGGCTACAGAGAATGGTCATACGGATATTGCCAAGGAGTTGAATCGATTGGAAGCAAGGAGACAAGATGAGAGGCTCTTCTTACGACCGGCAAGTCCTAGCCCGAGACGTCCCTCACAAGACAGCGGTCTCGATTTAACCTTGT GTGCTTCTCCGCTACTGGACAGGATGGAATTATTGCAAGAGGATGATTCGTCTTTAGGCTTGGACCATCAAGGAATGGAGAGTACTCCAAGCTCCCAATCGTCTGTAG gggAGGAAGACGTGCGGGTGCTGACGTTGGCCGAACAAATAATTGCCGCGCTACCAGAGAGAATAAAGAGAGAGGGTGATCCTTCGTCCCCCTCGCTGCCACCCTCGCCGCCATCCTCATTGACCCCGCTCGAGGATGCTTTTATGGAGCAAATG CCACTCGACTCCGGCGAGCTTTTCGATTCATATCGCGAGTGCGGTGGCGCGGCATCAGTATCCGACGTCGACGCGGAAGCAAGTCCGTCCAGTCCATCTAGCAGCTGCTTAACACCCGACTCACCCTCGCCCCCGCCCACGACCGCCGACTTCTGCGAGTTCCTCCAGCTGCAGCTCCAACTGGATGGCGGCAGCCACAGCCATAGTCATCAGCATCACCATTCCCATCATCACCATAATCTCAATCATCACAGTCAGTACAATGATTACAATGGTAACTGCGGTAACGAGCGAATCACCGACGGCGAAGCTGACCTGAGTCGTCTGACTCTGTCCGATCGCGAGCAACGTGAGCTTTATCACGCTGCCCGTATGATCCAAAAGGCTTATCGCAATTACAAGGGCCGTCAACGTCAAGAGGAAGCCGAACGACATGCTGCTGTACTTATACAGCAGTACTACCGCCGACATAAACA ACAAGCCACCAAAGCCGCACTGGTGATTCAAAGCAACTATCGTAGTTACCGTGCTCGTCCCGGATCCACAAGCACACGACAGCAATCTGTTCACCAGCAAGCTGCTCATCAGGCTGCTAGGAAAATTCAACAGTTTATGCGACAATCCAAGATCAA ACTTCAGAACGCACGGGCCGCCGCAAACGCGAGCGGGAGGCAGCCAGTGGGCATTTCACGGGCGGTTGCTGCCCCCCAAAGCTCGCACTCATCTAGCCCAGGGGCCAGCCTAGCAGCCGGGAACCAAGAGGCAGCATAA
- the LOC103580440 gene encoding calmodulin-binding transcription activator 2 isoform X1 gives MRQVVVLEPAGSVLVIRQTSLGPSAVTSVTTTTNNTSIGGCVTAANHHHHQHHNAHDNHHTVVSNNVTTVSNDHNQNRIVVVRSSSASCMTTGENGILVNGNLNNNGNIVLNGNSVINATKSSDIGSNVKSSDRGDHRKVLDTVSVGGNGDVNTGNRQKSTKEITIHEQQQQKSQSQQQTHQLGATGGGGTGAAGGTDGKTDGADTISDGDPIKLPENLETLPRAEHFPTQRHRWNTNEEIAAILISFQRHAEWQSREVKVRPRSGSMLLYSRKKVRYRRDGYCWKKRKDGKTTREDHMKLKVQGVECIYGCYVHSAILPTFHRRCYWLLQNPDVVLVHYLNVPYPDGDAKLAALPPCLALPPDKKEWTRDELASQLRPMFLGSDDDPNNPHLSQHNNHPVDMIVTQLLDRQRASTTTSTTGAQLAPRRLTPDNQGHCFTSRNFKTKDEMSLLTLLQVTSTTGGQQPSSTASTAPRIYSRHSHSTQSQQPAPLVLSLQQIQGGGGLLILNSQPYHQQPQQPQQQQTQQSQQVEMQTVSEQNLVQQQQTSVDREQQTQQQDLDTKDSIELTTHQTISASGNSGMTDFVETLDLSQEDIQRTLSANMIPPSPSPSPADNHIINPMDFIDSSDDVLVNLDAFDVFGDLPELHDFETEHKAEVDRTGSQSDSACHPGATVHIAEYSPEWSYTEGGVKVLVAGPWTGGSGSQSYSVLFDAEPVEACLVQPGVLRCRCPAHAPGIASLQVACDGFVVSDSVAFEYRRAPTTEPSPEKALLDRLADVESRLQGPGPPSPAVHLEERLVTYCQDAVVRPWRAGAEPLQSGGPTLLHLAAGLGYSRLACALLHWRSENPSSVLDAEVDALRQDAAGLTPLAWACAAGHADTARILYRWNAMALRVRDCQNRSATDLATENGHTDIAKELNRLEARRQDERLFLRPASPSPRRPSQDSGLDLTLCASPLLDRMELLQEDDSSLGLDHQGMESTPSSQSSVGEEDVRVLTLAEQIIAALPERIKREGDPSSPSLPPSPPSSLTPLEDAFMEQMPLDSGELFDSYRECGGAASVSDVDAEASPSSPSSSCLTPDSPSPPPTTADFCEFLQLQLQLDGGSHSHSHQHHHSHHHHNLNHHSQYNDYNGNCGNERITDGEADLSRLTLSDREQRELYHAARMIQKAYRNYKGRQRQEEAERHAAVLIQQYYRRHKQYAYYRQATKAALVIQSNYRSYRARPGSTSTRQQSVHQQAAHQAARKIQQFMRQSKIKLQNARAAANASGRQPVGISRAVAAPQSSHSSSPGASLAAGNQEAA, from the exons ATGAGGCAAGTGGTGGTACTTGAGCCGGCTGGCAGTGTTCTGGTCATAAGGCAAACATCATTGGGTCCAAGTGCCGTGACGAGTGTTACGACAACAACCAACAATACTTCCATTGGTGGCTGCGTTACTGCTGCcaaccatcatcatcatcagcatcACAATGCCCATGACAACCACCATACCGTTGTGTCCAACAATGTCACAACAGTATCCAATGACCACAATCAAAATCGCATCGTCGTTGTTCGTTCATCTTCGGCTTCCTGTATGACCACT GGAGAGAATGGAATTCTAGTCAACGGAAATCTTAATAACAATGGAAACATCGTTCTGAATGGAAACAGTGTAATAAATGCAACAAAATCATCGGATATTGGATCAAATGTTAAGTCGAGTGATCGTGGCGATCATCGAAAAGTTCTCGATACGGTTTCTGTTGGTGGTAATGGCGATGTCAATACGGGAAATCGACAAAAATCAACCAAAGAGATAACTATCCATGAACAGCAACAGCAAAAGTCACAGTCTCAACAGCAAACCCACCAGCTGGGAGCCACTGGAGGAGGTGGAACTGGAGCTGCCGGTGGTACTGACGGGAAAACCGATGGCGCGGATACCATTTCCG ACGGGGATCCAATAAAGCTACCGGAAAACTTGGAGACACTACCACGTGCCGAGCACTTTCCAACCCAGAGGCACCGATGGAACACCAACGAG GAAATAGCTGCGATCCTTATCAGCTTCCAAAGACACGCGGAGTGGCAAAGTCGGGAGGTCAAGGTCCGCCCACGAAGTGGCTCTATGTTGCTTTATTCACGTAAGAAAGTTCGCTATCGGCGTGATGGATACTGCTGGAAGAAACGTAAAGACGGCAAGACTACACGTGAAGATCACATGAAATTAAAG GTCCAAGGAGTGGAATGTATATACGGTTGTTATGTACACTCGGCAATTTTGCCGACATTTCATCGTCGTTGTTACTGGCTACTTCAAAATCCTGACGTCGTACTGGTACATTATTTAAACGTACCCTATCCAGACGGTGACGCTAAATTGGCAGCACTACCGCCGTGCCTTGCATTACCACCAGACAAAAAAGAATGGACACGTGACGAATTGGCCTCGCAATTGAGGCCCATGTTTTTGGGCAGCGATGATGATCCCAACAATCCACATCTATCGCAGCATAATAACCACCCAGTTGATATGATTGTAACTCAATTACTGGACAGACAGCGTGCATCAACGACCACGTCAACGACTGGAGCACAATTGGCTCCTCGACGATTAACACCAGACAATCAg GGCCATTGTTTTAcaagtagaaattttaaaacaaaggATGAGATGTCGCTGTTGACCTTGCTGCAGGTAACCTCGACGACTGGAGGCCAGCAGCCCTCGTCAACGGCGTCAACAGCGCCTCGCATATACTCAAGACATTCCCACTCGACCCAGAGTCAACAGCCAGCACCTCTAGTTTTAAGTCTCCAACAAATACAGGGTGGCGGTGGACTTTTGATACTCAACAGCCAGCCATATCATCAACAGCCACAGCAACCGCAGCAGCAGCAGACTCAGCAATCTCAGCAGGTTGAAATGCAGACAGTCAGCGAACAGAATTTGGTACAGCAACAGCAGACGAGTGTTGATCGCGAGCAGCAGACACAGCAGCAGGATTTGGATACCAAAGACTCGATTGAGCTCACAACACATCAGACAATCAGTGCGTCTGGCAACAGCGGCATGACGGACTTCGTCGAGACCCTGGACTTGAGTCAGGAAGACATTCAGCGAACGCTTTCAGCAAATATGATACCTCCTTCCCCATCTCCGTCGCCAGCTGACAATCATATCATCAATCCCATGGACTTTATCGACTCTTCTGATGATGTACTCGTAAATCTTGATGCTTTCGATGTATTCGGCGATCTTCCTGAGCTCCATGATTTTGAGACTGAGCATAAGGCAGAAGTGGACAGAACCGGTTCACAATCTGACAGTGCTTGTCATCCTGGAGCTACCGTCCATATTGCCGAGTATAGTCCCGAATGGAGTTACACCGAAGGTGGAGTCAAG GTACTTGTAGCTGGACCGTGGACAGGTGGTAGTGGTTCACAATCGTATTCCGTTCTATTTGACGCTGAGCCAGTTGAAGCGTGTCTGGTACAGCCGGGTGTATTACGTTGTCGTTGTCCAGCTCACGCCCCCGGTATCGCCTCACTACAAGTGGCTTGTGATGGATTTGTCGTGTCTGACAGCGTTGCATTTGAATATCGACGTGCGCCCACAACAGAGCCAAGTCCAGAAAAGGCATTACTAGATCGATTGGCGGACGTCGAATCACGTTTACAAGGACCAGGTCCACCCTCGCCCGCAGTACATCTCGAAGAGCGTCTCGTTACTTACTGTCAG GACGCAGTTGTCCGTCCATGGCGAGCTGGTGCCGAACCTCTGCAATCCGGTGGACCAACTCTACTACATCTTGCTGCCGGTTTAGGTTATTCGCGTTTAGCTTGTGCTCTTCTTCACTGGCGGTCAGAAAATCCTAGCAGTGTTTTAGATGCAGAGGTCGACGCTTTGAGACAAGACGCTGCAGGCTTAACACCTCTTGCTTGGGCCTGTGCCGCTGGACATGCTGATACTGCACGTATTCTTTATCG GTGGAACGCGATGGCTCTACGCGTGAGAGATTGTCAGAACCGAAGTGCAACAGATCTGGCTACAGAGAATGGTCATACGGATATTGCCAAGGAGTTGAATCGATTGGAAGCAAGGAGACAAGATGAGAGGCTCTTCTTACGACCGGCAAGTCCTAGCCCGAGACGTCCCTCACAAGACAGCGGTCTCGATTTAACCTTGT GTGCTTCTCCGCTACTGGACAGGATGGAATTATTGCAAGAGGATGATTCGTCTTTAGGCTTGGACCATCAAGGAATGGAGAGTACTCCAAGCTCCCAATCGTCTGTAG gggAGGAAGACGTGCGGGTGCTGACGTTGGCCGAACAAATAATTGCCGCGCTACCAGAGAGAATAAAGAGAGAGGGTGATCCTTCGTCCCCCTCGCTGCCACCCTCGCCGCCATCCTCATTGACCCCGCTCGAGGATGCTTTTATGGAGCAAATG CCACTCGACTCCGGCGAGCTTTTCGATTCATATCGCGAGTGCGGTGGCGCGGCATCAGTATCCGACGTCGACGCGGAAGCAAGTCCGTCCAGTCCATCTAGCAGCTGCTTAACACCCGACTCACCCTCGCCCCCGCCCACGACCGCCGACTTCTGCGAGTTCCTCCAGCTGCAGCTCCAACTGGATGGCGGCAGCCACAGCCATAGTCATCAGCATCACCATTCCCATCATCACCATAATCTCAATCATCACAGTCAGTACAATGATTACAATGGTAACTGCGGTAACGAGCGAATCACCGACGGCGAAGCTGACCTGAGTCGTCTGACTCTGTCCGATCGCGAGCAACGTGAGCTTTATCACGCTGCCCGTATGATCCAAAAGGCTTATCGCAATTACAAGGGCCGTCAACGTCAAGAGGAAGCCGAACGACATGCTGCTGTACTTATACAGCAGTACTACCGCCGACATAAACAGTACGCTTATTACAG ACAAGCCACCAAAGCCGCACTGGTGATTCAAAGCAACTATCGTAGTTACCGTGCTCGTCCCGGATCCACAAGCACACGACAGCAATCTGTTCACCAGCAAGCTGCTCATCAGGCTGCTAGGAAAATTCAACAGTTTATGCGACAATCCAAGATCAA ACTTCAGAACGCACGGGCCGCCGCAAACGCGAGCGGGAGGCAGCCAGTGGGCATTTCACGGGCGGTTGCTGCCCCCCAAAGCTCGCACTCATCTAGCCCAGGGGCCAGCCTAGCAGCCGGGAACCAAGAGGCAGCATAA